In Lepidochelys kempii isolate rLepKem1 chromosome 10, rLepKem1.hap2, whole genome shotgun sequence, a single window of DNA contains:
- the METTL22 gene encoding methyltransferase-like protein 22 isoform X2, protein MVDVAKKKTMDDITFRSNTVLSDVHLHTPSKRHLMVRLNTVGQPVFLSQFQLLLNKNNWESERKNEKELTTENMGHQTRDGKELCDKGSNDLDFLNKNGREANNFKGIEALLDDDGDLEVVRKPQYVPDPDVEDLSRDKVYPIILTKGGEDIFEDVKQESTCNNIIKIEHTMATPLEDVGKQVWRGAFLLADYILFKQDTFRCCTVLELGGGTGITSIVMAMVAKTVYCTGGEVKVKELDWLKDEFCTDPEAPYSWSEAEIADLHDHTTVILAADVFYEDDLTDALFKTLYKITHNLKNSCTIYLSIEKRLNFTLRHMDITCEAYNHFRNTLNDLENLQDSKMKYTSEPIKLAFCQFLVYERIEQLELWKIIAEPLM, encoded by the exons ATGGTAGATGTGGCAAAGAAAAAGACAATGGATGACATCACATTTAGAAGCAACACTGTACTTTCTGATGTTCATCTACACACCCCAAGCAAAAGACATCTCATGGTGCGATTGAATACCGTTGGACAGCCAG TATTTCTGTCACAATTCCAGCTCCTTTTGAACAAAAATAATTGGGAGTCtgagagaaaaaatgaaaaagaacttacaacagaaaatatgggacaccAAACCAGAGATGGGAAGGAATTGTGTGACAAAGGTAGTAATGATCTAGATTTTCTCAACAAAAATGGAAGAGAAGCAAATAATTTTAAAGGGATAGAAGCTCTGCTGGATGATGACGGGGATTTGGAAGTGGTCAGAAAACCTCAATATGTGCCTGATCCAGACGTGGAGGATCTTTCAAGGGACAAAGTATATCCCATAATTCTGACTAAAGGAGGAGAAGATAtttttgaagatgtaaagcagGAAAGTACCTGCAATAATATTATTAAAATAG AGCATACAATGGCAACACCATTGGAAGATGTTGGTAAACAA GTCTGGCGAGGAGCCTTTCTTCTTGCAGATTATATCTTGTTCAAACAGGACACGTTCAGATGTTGCACAGTACTAGAGCTTGGAGGAGGAACTGGAATTACAAGCATTGTCATGGCAATGGTTGCGAAGACTGTGTACTGCACAG gaGGTGAAGTTAAGGTAAAAGAGCTGGACTGGCTGAAAGATGAGTTCTGTACTG ACCCTGAGGCTCCCTACAGTTGGTCTGAAGCAGAGATTGCTGATTTGCATGACCACACCACGGTGATACTAGCAGCTGATG TTTTTTATGAAGATGACTTAACAGATGCTTTATTCAAAACACTGTACAAAATCACCCACAACTTGAAAAACTCTTGCACAATTTACTTATCAATAGAAAAGAG GCTGAACTTCACCTTAAGACATATGGACATTACATGTGAAGCTTACAATCATTTTCGAAATACTTTGAATGATCTGGAAAACTTACAAGATAGCAAAATGAAATATACTTCTGAGCCCATTAAGCTTGCTTTCTGCCAATTTCTCGTTTATGAACGGATTGAGCAACTG GAGCTGTGGAAGATCATTGCTGAACCACTTATGTGA
- the METTL22 gene encoding methyltransferase-like protein 22 isoform X1 → MVDVAKKKTMDDITFRSNTVLSDVHLHTPSKRHLMVRLNTVGQPVFLSQFQLLLNKNNWESERKNEKELTTENMGHQTRDGKELCDKGSNDLDFLNKNGREANNFKGIEALLDDDGDLEVVRKPQYVPDPDVEDLSRDKVYPIILTKGGEDIFEDVKQESTCNNIIKIEHTMATPLEDVGKQVWRGAFLLADYILFKQDTFRCCTVLELGGGTGITSIVMAMVAKTVYCTDVGEDLLAMCEQNVTLNKHLTEPAGGEVKVKELDWLKDEFCTDPEAPYSWSEAEIADLHDHTTVILAADVFYEDDLTDALFKTLYKITHNLKNSCTIYLSIEKRLNFTLRHMDITCEAYNHFRNTLNDLENLQDSKMKYTSEPIKLAFCQFLVYERIEQLELWKIIAEPLM, encoded by the exons ATGGTAGATGTGGCAAAGAAAAAGACAATGGATGACATCACATTTAGAAGCAACACTGTACTTTCTGATGTTCATCTACACACCCCAAGCAAAAGACATCTCATGGTGCGATTGAATACCGTTGGACAGCCAG TATTTCTGTCACAATTCCAGCTCCTTTTGAACAAAAATAATTGGGAGTCtgagagaaaaaatgaaaaagaacttacaacagaaaatatgggacaccAAACCAGAGATGGGAAGGAATTGTGTGACAAAGGTAGTAATGATCTAGATTTTCTCAACAAAAATGGAAGAGAAGCAAATAATTTTAAAGGGATAGAAGCTCTGCTGGATGATGACGGGGATTTGGAAGTGGTCAGAAAACCTCAATATGTGCCTGATCCAGACGTGGAGGATCTTTCAAGGGACAAAGTATATCCCATAATTCTGACTAAAGGAGGAGAAGATAtttttgaagatgtaaagcagGAAAGTACCTGCAATAATATTATTAAAATAG AGCATACAATGGCAACACCATTGGAAGATGTTGGTAAACAA GTCTGGCGAGGAGCCTTTCTTCTTGCAGATTATATCTTGTTCAAACAGGACACGTTCAGATGTTGCACAGTACTAGAGCTTGGAGGAGGAACTGGAATTACAAGCATTGTCATGGCAATGGTTGCGAAGACTGTGTACTGCACAG ATGTTGGTGAAGATCTTCTGGCTATGTGTGAGCAAAATGTAACATTAAACAAGCATCTTACTGAGCCAGCAG gaGGTGAAGTTAAGGTAAAAGAGCTGGACTGGCTGAAAGATGAGTTCTGTACTG ACCCTGAGGCTCCCTACAGTTGGTCTGAAGCAGAGATTGCTGATTTGCATGACCACACCACGGTGATACTAGCAGCTGATG TTTTTTATGAAGATGACTTAACAGATGCTTTATTCAAAACACTGTACAAAATCACCCACAACTTGAAAAACTCTTGCACAATTTACTTATCAATAGAAAAGAG GCTGAACTTCACCTTAAGACATATGGACATTACATGTGAAGCTTACAATCATTTTCGAAATACTTTGAATGATCTGGAAAACTTACAAGATAGCAAAATGAAATATACTTCTGAGCCCATTAAGCTTGCTTTCTGCCAATTTCTCGTTTATGAACGGATTGAGCAACTG GAGCTGTGGAAGATCATTGCTGAACCACTTATGTGA